One Ignavibacteria bacterium genomic window carries:
- a CDS encoding ATP-binding protein: protein MTTSDYIFIFICIGIVLILAAFFCRKSFSKVLTLKKEIDKKDKLFRAITSGCLDGFCMLAAQKDNSGHVRDFVFKEINNLAAKQKHLQRKDVIGKTLSEANPIYKERGFIELFSEVYRSGKPFEQEYTMPDGHYETWFYQQIIPYQDGVIVFNRDISKRKLEAEKEKLLTEKLLEANQNKDRIISILAHDLRSPLSGIIGLTNIMSEEYNELTDSEIKDYLNTTAKTATDIFNLLDNLLEWARIKTGKKEIEPIVFDLRTQVDNVIELLQLNALTKGIEIKNDVPFKTLVNADKNCINSILRNLISNAIKFTRDNGKIIITAVHQSDKVMTSIIDNGLGISKKKLEKIFNSDMQSTAGTNFEKGSGFGLIICKDLIEKNGGCIWVESIEGDGSTFNFSLPAFK from the coding sequence GTGACTACATCAGATTACATATTTATTTTCATATGTATTGGCATTGTATTAATCCTTGCGGCATTTTTTTGCAGAAAAAGTTTCTCAAAAGTTTTAACTCTTAAAAAAGAGATTGACAAAAAAGATAAACTTTTCAGGGCGATTACAAGCGGATGCCTTGACGGTTTTTGCATGCTTGCAGCGCAAAAAGACAATTCCGGTCACGTAAGAGATTTTGTTTTTAAGGAAATAAATAATCTTGCAGCAAAGCAAAAACACCTTCAGCGAAAAGACGTAATCGGCAAAACTCTTTCCGAAGCAAATCCAATTTATAAAGAACGCGGCTTTATTGAATTATTCAGTGAAGTATATAGAAGCGGAAAACCTTTTGAACAGGAATACACAATGCCCGATGGACACTACGAAACCTGGTTTTATCAACAGATAATTCCTTATCAGGATGGCGTCATTGTTTTTAACAGGGACATATCAAAAAGAAAGCTTGAAGCCGAAAAGGAAAAACTGCTGACCGAAAAACTTCTTGAGGCAAACCAGAATAAAGACAGAATAATTTCCATTCTTGCTCATGATTTGCGCAGTCCGCTTTCGGGAATAATAGGATTAACGAACATAATGAGCGAAGAATATAACGAACTGACAGACAGTGAAATAAAGGATTACCTTAACACCACGGCAAAAACTGCAACTGATATTTTTAACCTGCTTGATAACCTGCTTGAATGGGCGAGAATCAAAACGGGAAAAAAAGAAATTGAGCCTATTGTATTCGATTTGCGAACCCAAGTTGATAACGTTATAGAGCTGCTTCAGCTTAACGCACTTACAAAAGGCATCGAAATAAAAAATGATGTTCCGTTTAAAACACTTGTAAATGCAGATAAAAACTGCATTAATTCAATTTTAAGAAATTTGATTTCTAATGCAATAAAATTCACAAGAGATAATGGAAAAATTATCATTACGGCAGTTCACCAGAGTGATAAAGTTATGACTTCAATTATTGATAACGGGCTGGGCATCAGCAAGAAAAAACTTGAAAAGATTTTTAACAGCGATATGCAGTCAACCGCAGGAACGAATTTTGAAAAAGGATCCGGTTTCGGATTGATTATCTGCAAAGACCTTATTGAAAAAAACGGAGGATGCATCTGGGTAGAAAGCATTGAAGGCGACGGGTCAACATTCAACTTTTCACTTCCGGCTTTTAAATAA
- a CDS encoding VOC family protein, translated as MGRRGLRLIKTGEDGTPGINGGMMPRRDPKGNVYNTIHVDNLDESMKKVQANGGKIVVEKMGVPKVGWMAYGTDTEGNIFGMMQFDPDAK; from the coding sequence ATGGGAAGGCGGGGATTACGGCTGATTAAAACCGGAGAAGATGGAACCCCGGGAATTAACGGAGGCATGATGCCGCGCCGCGACCCGAAAGGAAATGTATATAATACGATTCATGTTGATAACCTTGACGAGTCTATGAAAAAGGTTCAGGCAAACGGTGGAAAAATAGTTGTTGAAAAAATGGGAGTTCCTAAAGTCGGATGGATGGCTTACGGCACAGATACAGAAGGAAATATCTTCGGCATGATGCAATTTGACCCGGATGCAAAATAG
- a CDS encoding VOC family protein: MGRVVHFEIHVDDVNRASKFYSDIFGWEFNKWEGGDYG, from the coding sequence ATGGGACGAGTAGTTCATTTTGAAATTCACGTCGATGACGTGAACCGCGCATCAAAATTTTATTCAGACATTTTCGGATGGGAATTTAATAAATGGGAAGGCGGGGATTACGGCTGA
- a CDS encoding DUF6265 family protein: protein MTENLKSQTSHKIEDFGFLLGKWQMQTKKGIVFEEWQTSEDRNKLTGSSYRVKDSDTTLLENLELSIEPDGVYYIPTVINQNDGLPVRFKLISNKEQVYIFENPEHDFPQRIIYFPKDKNNLHARIEGKYNGSEASSEFIYTRVVE, encoded by the coding sequence ATGACAGAAAATTTAAAATCACAGACATCGCATAAGATTGAAGACTTTGGTTTTCTTCTCGGCAAGTGGCAGATGCAAACCAAAAAAGGTATCGTGTTTGAAGAGTGGCAGACAAGTGAAGACAGAAATAAGCTCACAGGCAGTTCTTACAGGGTTAAAGACAGTGACACAACGCTTCTTGAGAACCTTGAGTTATCAATTGAACCCGATGGTGTATATTACATACCGACGGTAATAAACCAGAATGACGGCTTGCCTGTCAGGTTTAAGTTGATTTCAAATAAAGAACAGGTTTATATTTTTGAAAACCCCGAGCATGACTTTCCTCAAAGAATAATATATTTTCCGAAAGATAAAAATAATCTGCATGCGCGTATCGAGGGAAAATATAACGGAAGTGAGGCAAGTTCGGAGTTTATTTATACAAGGGTTGTTGAGTGA
- a CDS encoding VOC family protein — MEAGHIELFVKEPLVSMKFYCDVLGFELVENQGDKFIWVKSDEILILFRPGKETNREKNYQESSFGLVLYTDNLDEKAKQLKERGLVFKGTDGSDRCLTFTDPDGNWFQLVNPKEH; from the coding sequence ATGGAAGCGGGACACATAGAATTATTTGTAAAAGAACCTTTAGTTTCAATGAAGTTTTACTGCGATGTACTTGGTTTTGAGCTTGTTGAAAACCAGGGTGATAAGTTTATCTGGGTTAAATCAGACGAAATTTTAATCCTGTTCAGACCCGGCAAAGAAACAAATAGAGAAAAAAATTATCAGGAAAGTTCTTTCGGATTGGTTTTATATACTGATAATCTTGATGAAAAAGCAAAGCAACTTAAGGAACGCGGACTCGTATTTAAGGGAACCGATGGGTCGGACAGATGCCTGACCTTCACCGACCCTGACGGCAACTGGTTTCAGCTTGTAAACCCAAAAGAACATTAA
- a CDS encoding M23 family metallopeptidase: MKNGIFILLITLIFLSCSGKNETYNAAGEKETEELEKEKRQDFYLIYFNFNLAIAQYKLGLIDKEVAAQKIESLLKDTEDFYNARSEKLYSYEDWVFPLQGYGPDQIGGKNGNGFKSNKSDFLEGKYSGHPAHDIFIFDKNQDNLDDRTNQPVNVLSLSGGIVVSTKESWMLGDKSKGGKFIWVYDPVTQSVFYYAHNNEIFVDVGDLVKPGDKIATVGRTGNAFESRSPTHLHLGMFKIIDKLPQPHNYYKELVKAKQVG; encoded by the coding sequence ATGAAAAACGGAATTTTTATTTTATTGATAACGCTAATTTTCTTAAGCTGTTCAGGAAAAAACGAAACATATAACGCTGCAGGTGAAAAGGAAACCGAAGAGCTTGAAAAAGAAAAACGTCAGGATTTTTATTTAATATACTTTAATTTTAATCTTGCGATCGCGCAGTACAAGCTCGGTTTAATTGATAAAGAAGTAGCTGCCCAAAAAATAGAATCACTTCTCAAAGACACTGAAGATTTTTATAATGCCAGGTCTGAAAAATTATATTCTTATGAAGACTGGGTGTTTCCCCTTCAGGGATATGGTCCTGATCAGATTGGCGGAAAAAACGGAAACGGTTTCAAATCAAATAAATCGGATTTTCTTGAAGGAAAATATTCAGGACATCCCGCGCATGATATTTTTATCTTCGATAAGAACCAGGATAACCTTGATGACCGTACGAACCAGCCGGTAAATGTTTTATCTTTATCGGGCGGAATTGTTGTATCTACAAAAGAAAGCTGGATGCTTGGCGATAAATCAAAAGGCGGAAAATTTATTTGGGTATATGACCCGGTTACTCAATCCGTTTTTTATTATGCGCACAATAATGAAATATTTGTTGATGTTGGCGATTTAGTAAAGCCCGGAGATAAAATCGCAACAGTCGGAAGAACAGGAAATGCATTTGAATCACGCTCACCGACACACCTTCATCTTGGAATGTTTAAAATAATTGATAAACTTCCCCAGCCGCACAATTATTATAAGGAACTTGTTAAAGCAAAACAGGTAGGTTAA
- a CDS encoding DUF3667 domain-containing protein: MKTLFSFKQNYLKQSMTVCQNCGNEFQGNYCNNCGQTADTHRFSLKHIFHEAVHTFTHADKGLLKLIPDLFTKPGETVRNYIAGQRKRYFNPIQFLIIMTAIAAFATIQFHVMESVISTTTVNLHGRALFFSQFNTFIYKYINIIMFLSVPLFALFTRIFFWKSGYNYAENLIMNTFYAGQRSVMYVVIIIPLVIIWRPYLTFIMMGFTLLWMIYYYYAFAQFFKFRSVWMFLKGFLCIALFYVIHGALMFGTFYLFFYKP, translated from the coding sequence TTGAAAACATTATTTTCGTTCAAACAAAACTATTTAAAACAATCAATGACGGTCTGCCAAAACTGCGGTAACGAATTTCAGGGAAATTATTGCAACAACTGCGGGCAGACCGCCGACACTCATAGATTTTCATTAAAACACATCTTCCACGAAGCTGTCCACACATTCACTCACGCAGATAAAGGACTGCTTAAATTAATTCCCGATTTATTTACCAAACCCGGTGAAACAGTCCGCAATTATATTGCCGGCCAAAGAAAGAGATATTTTAACCCCATACAGTTTCTTATTATCATGACTGCAATAGCAGCATTTGCCACGATTCAGTTTCATGTTATGGAATCGGTAATTTCGACAACTACGGTAAATTTGCATGGAAGAGCATTATTCTTCTCACAATTTAATACTTTTATTTACAAGTATATTAACATAATAATGTTTCTTAGTGTGCCTCTTTTTGCTTTGTTTACACGTATCTTCTTTTGGAAATCGGGATATAATTATGCTGAAAATTTAATTATGAATACTTTTTATGCGGGACAAAGAAGCGTTATGTATGTCGTTATTATTATTCCCCTTGTAATAATCTGGAGACCTTATTTAACCTTTATTATGATGGGTTTTACATTATTATGGATGATTTATTATTATTATGCCTTTGCACAGTTTTTTAAGTTCAGAAGTGTTTGGATGTTTTTAAAAGGGTTTCTGTGCATAGCGCTTTTTTATGTGATTCATGGAGCTTTAATGTTTGGAACATTTTATTTATTCTTTTATAAGCCATGA
- a CDS encoding transcriptional regulator translates to MKEIIDNINKIFESRVRLGIMSILAVNDGTDFNTLKEMLDVTDGNLASHINALEKEKLIKIKKKFVGKKTNTSYLITETGRKTFKEHLSALEKLIKNHT, encoded by the coding sequence ATGAAAGAAATAATAGACAATATTAATAAAATTTTCGAAAGCAGGGTGAGGCTCGGCATAATGTCGATACTTGCCGTCAATGACGGAACGGATTTTAATACGCTCAAAGAGATGCTCGACGTTACCGACGGAAATCTTGCGAGCCACATAAACGCTCTTGAAAAAGAGAAGCTCATAAAAATAAAAAAGAAGTTTGTGGGGAAAAAAACCAATACAAGCTATCTGATCACAGAGACCGGCAGAAAAACATTCAAAGAGCACCTGTCGGCTCTTGAAAAATTAATTAAGAATCATACTTAA
- a CDS encoding TonB-dependent receptor, with amino-acid sequence MNNIYKKLALLLILVFMGAGTGFSQQTGSITGMVVDRDTKTPVQDATITLFNSNDSSKIGGAATDAAGMFVISGVPYGTYKLEVNMIGYGTAVVRGITVSSDKPNANVNTISLRAGITETEEIVVETEKSPIEFKADRKVFNVEGQMITQGGSAVDVLKNIPSVSVDNDGNVSLRGSTNVKITVDGKPFGLQGQNRSAILEQIPANQIASIELITNPGAKFDAEGVSGVINIILKKSDNLGYNGSLQLNAGTQDKYTGSLNMNVRKSDINAFGSYDFRRFNTPVTGDVTRYNYIDPSAYYLDQNTSATSRNTNHFVKGGIDYNPNELNTMSLSANYMNREGRRNSRGNSLQQNTSGVTTSEYLTDGGEDRKGYTLDANFYYQRKWKETKRTLTGDFTFSRNDDDLNSFTKETPINPVIPDPLNRQQTNDEKNNNFTGQIDLVNPFSETMKLEAGVKTTINDIDKDYVTNDFNYTTNQFAVNPNFTNRFKYTENVYAAYLSYSGSMGDFSYVLGLRGEQTNTKGDLVTTNQQFDQNYFDLFPSASLSQKLGKTEELSLSYSRRIQRPQSWALNPFKQASDPQNYFSGNPNLKPQYTNSVELSFIKYLNTTTITPSIFYRRTTDLIQRVRVLLDSNVAEVTFANYAKEESYGGELIVNSQVFPFLNLNGSLSYFETKSDAQNLSPGLANSNSTWSGRASAMLNLPEYFNLMLSYFYSGKITFPQGNLDPFQSFDASISKDFFDKRLTLGFRFSDIFNTLNFKVNIVNDRNFREDLSFKRDSRTAFFNLTYRFGNYKDNKPTRRRRPTEQQQPGNDGFGF; translated from the coding sequence ATGAATAACATTTACAAAAAATTAGCATTACTCTTGATTCTTGTGTTTATGGGGGCAGGAACCGGTTTTTCACAACAAACAGGGAGCATAACGGGAATGGTTGTTGACCGTGATACAAAAACACCCGTTCAGGATGCAACAATTACTTTGTTTAATTCTAACGACTCATCAAAAATCGGCGGAGCAGCAACCGATGCCGCCGGTATGTTTGTTATTTCAGGTGTTCCGTATGGAACATACAAGCTTGAGGTGAATATGATTGGTTACGGAACAGCGGTCGTTCGCGGAATAACGGTATCAAGTGATAAACCGAATGCAAATGTAAACACAATTTCACTCCGCGCGGGCATTACCGAAACGGAAGAGATTGTCGTCGAAACAGAGAAGAGCCCGATTGAATTCAAAGCCGACAGAAAAGTTTTTAACGTCGAGGGACAAATGATTACTCAGGGCGGTTCTGCAGTTGACGTTCTGAAAAATATTCCTTCGGTGTCGGTTGATAACGACGGCAACGTAAGCTTGCGCGGAAGCACAAACGTAAAGATTACCGTTGACGGCAAACCGTTTGGTTTGCAGGGACAAAACAGAAGCGCAATACTCGAGCAGATACCCGCTAACCAGATTGCCTCAATTGAGCTTATCACAAACCCGGGCGCAAAATTCGATGCTGAGGGTGTTTCGGGTGTCATAAATATTATATTAAAAAAATCCGATAACCTCGGATATAACGGCAGCTTACAGCTTAATGCAGGCACACAGGATAAATATACGGGTTCGCTTAATATGAATGTTAGAAAAAGCGATATTAATGCATTCGGCAGTTATGATTTCAGAAGATTTAATACTCCCGTTACAGGTGACGTAACAAGATACAATTACATTGACCCAAGCGCTTATTACTTAGACCAGAATACTTCAGCGACTAGCAGAAATACAAACCACTTTGTAAAAGGCGGAATAGATTATAATCCGAATGAGCTTAACACAATGAGCTTATCTGCTAATTATATGAACCGTGAGGGCAGAAGAAATTCAAGGGGAAATTCACTTCAGCAAAATACCTCAGGCGTAACAACTTCTGAATATTTAACCGACGGCGGTGAGGACAGAAAAGGATATACGCTTGACGCCAATTTTTATTATCAGAGAAAATGGAAAGAAACAAAAAGAACACTGACCGGGGATTTTACTTTCTCAAGAAATGATGATGATTTAAATTCTTTCACAAAGGAAACCCCGATTAATCCCGTTATTCCTGACCCATTGAACAGACAGCAAACAAATGACGAAAAAAATAATAACTTCACAGGGCAAATAGACCTTGTGAATCCGTTTAGTGAAACAATGAAGCTTGAAGCCGGCGTAAAGACAACGATTAATGATATTGATAAAGATTATGTAACAAACGATTTTAATTACACAACAAATCAGTTTGCAGTAAACCCTAATTTTACGAACAGATTCAAATACACAGAAAATGTTTATGCCGCATACCTTTCATATTCCGGAAGCATGGGGGATTTTTCATATGTGCTGGGGTTAAGGGGTGAGCAGACTAATACAAAGGGCGACCTTGTAACGACAAACCAGCAGTTTGACCAGAATTATTTTGATTTATTTCCGAGCGCAAGCCTGTCGCAGAAACTCGGAAAGACCGAAGAACTTTCTTTAAGCTACAGCAGAAGAATTCAGCGTCCGCAGTCATGGGCATTGAATCCATTCAAGCAGGCATCCGACCCTCAGAATTATTTTTCGGGAAACCCGAACTTAAAACCCCAATATACAAACTCTGTTGAGCTCAGCTTCATAAAATATTTAAACACAACGACAATCACCCCTTCGATTTTTTACAGAAGAACGACGGATTTAATTCAGCGTGTGAGAGTGCTTCTCGATAGCAACGTTGCGGAAGTAACTTTTGCAAACTACGCAAAGGAAGAATCTTACGGCGGCGAGCTTATTGTTAACTCTCAGGTGTTTCCATTCCTGAATCTTAACGGAAGCTTAAGTTATTTTGAGACAAAATCAGATGCGCAGAATTTATCTCCGGGACTTGCCAACAGCAACTCAACCTGGAGCGGAAGAGCAAGCGCTATGTTAAACTTGCCGGAATATTTTAACCTGATGCTTTCTTATTTCTATTCGGGAAAAATTACTTTTCCGCAGGGAAACCTCGACCCGTTCCAGTCTTTCGATGCATCCATCAGCAAAGATTTCTTTGACAAAAGATTAACACTCGGTTTCAGGTTCAGCGATATTTTCAATACGCTTAATTTTAAGGTTAACATTGTCAACGACAGGAATTTCAGGGAAGACCTTTCATTCAAGAGAGATTCAAGAACGGCTTTTTTCAATCTTACTTACAGGTTCGGAAATTACAAAGATAATAAACCGACCAGAAGAAGACGTCCGACCGAGCAGCAGCAACCGGGCAACGACGGCTTCGGGTTTTAA
- a CDS encoding GNAT family N-acetyltransferase, producing the protein MVILTDKKILEKSLRRNAALNIYQIGDLDDFFWKYTTWYGDDAQEPKNIVLVYAGVTPPTMISLTDDVAGMTALLKNVKQSLPGKFFCHLTPGLIDVFGKEAIIEDYGLHYKMTLRNLNTGIKIVENKIRQLTIHDIEVIKHFYSFSYIGNWFDKRMLETGIYYGYFEPGANEEELIGIAGIHIYSPEYRVAAIGNVTTHPEHRGKGIATQVTYKLCTELLKKVDYIGLNVMPDNEAAIRSYKKIGFEVSAEYEEYCLGR; encoded by the coding sequence ATGGTTATTCTCACCGATAAAAAAATTTTAGAAAAATCTTTGCGCAGAAATGCGGCGTTGAATATTTATCAGATTGGGGATTTGGATGATTTCTTCTGGAAATATACGACGTGGTATGGAGATGATGCGCAGGAGCCGAAAAATATCGTTTTGGTTTATGCGGGAGTTACGCCTCCGACAATGATTTCGCTTACCGATGATGTTGCGGGAATGACCGCGCTTTTGAAAAACGTGAAACAAAGTTTGCCGGGAAAATTCTTTTGTCATTTAACTCCGGGGCTGATAGATGTTTTTGGCAAGGAGGCAATTATTGAAGATTATGGCTTGCATTATAAGATGACGCTGAGAAATCTTAATACAGGTATTAAGATTGTTGAAAATAAAATCAGGCAGTTGACAATACATGACATTGAGGTCATAAAACATTTTTATTCTTTCAGTTATATCGGCAATTGGTTTGATAAAAGGATGCTTGAGACGGGAATATATTACGGGTATTTTGAACCGGGAGCCAACGAAGAGGAATTGATAGGGATTGCGGGGATACATATTTATTCCCCTGAATACAGAGTTGCGGCAATAGGGAATGTTACTACACATCCTGAGCATCGAGGTAAAGGGATTGCAACTCAGGTGACTTATAAATTATGTACGGAGCTGTTGAAGAAAGTAGATTATATCGGATTAAATGTTATGCCTGATAACGAGGCGGCTATCAGGAGTTATAAAAAGATTGGGTTTGAGGTGAGTGCGGAGTATGAGGAGTATTGTTTGGGGAGATGA
- a CDS encoding type II toxin-antitoxin system RelE/ParE family toxin yields the protein MIIKIEKSFERDVAKINDKIILSKLSAVITNISAVSSQKEIPNLKKLSGNQSYYRIKINNYRIGISITGNEIIFIRFLHRKEVYRYFP from the coding sequence ATGATAATTAAAATTGAAAAATCTTTCGAGCGCGATGTTGCAAAAATTAATGATAAAATTATTCTGTCAAAACTTTCTGCTGTAATCACAAACATATCCGCAGTTTCTTCTCAAAAAGAAATTCCTAATCTTAAAAAACTTTCCGGTAATCAGTCGTATTATCGGATAAAAATAAATAATTATAGAATAGGCATTTCTATAACCGGTAATGAAATAATATTCATAAGATTTCTTCACAGAAAAGAAGTGTATAGATATTTTCCTTAA
- a CDS encoding methyltransferase domain-containing protein, with the protein MDIFYEIHKDLPREGPGDNASTRKALSYLKNLPKDAKILDIGCGPGMQTLELAKNLESTSCKIIALDNHEPFLKVVDEKAKKENLSEKIQTHYGSMFSLEFEDESFDCIWAEGSIYIIGFKRGIKEWKNFLKEGGYLVVSEISWLKFDVPEEAKEFWSTKYPVKQIYENLHDIKESGYEIIEHFTLPSESWRTDYYTPIENRITSLWDKYINDQEAMNVLYDTQQEINMFNKYSDYYGYVFYVMRVKN; encoded by the coding sequence ATGGATATTTTTTATGAGATACATAAGGATTTGCCGAGAGAGGGTCCGGGGGATAATGCATCAACAAGGAAAGCGCTGAGTTATCTGAAAAATCTTCCTAAGGATGCGAAGATTCTGGATATAGGGTGCGGACCGGGAATGCAGACTCTGGAGCTTGCGAAAAATCTTGAGAGCACTTCCTGCAAAATCATTGCGCTGGATAACCACGAGCCGTTTTTGAAAGTTGTCGACGAAAAAGCGAAGAAAGAAAATCTTTCGGAGAAAATTCAGACGCATTACGGGTCGATGTTCTCGCTCGAGTTTGAGGATGAGAGCTTCGACTGCATCTGGGCGGAAGGGTCGATTTACATTATCGGGTTCAAGCGGGGAATTAAGGAATGGAAAAATTTTTTGAAAGAAGGCGGGTATCTTGTTGTTTCGGAAATCAGCTGGCTGAAGTTTGATGTGCCCGAGGAAGCGAAAGAATTCTGGTCAACGAAATATCCCGTCAAGCAAATCTACGAAAATCTTCACGACATAAAAGAGAGCGGGTATGAAATCATCGAGCATTTCACTCTGCCGAGCGAAAGCTGGCGGACGGATTATTACACGCCGATTGAAAATCGCATTACCTCGTTATGGGATAAATACATTAACGACCAGGAGGCAATGAACGTGCTTTATGACACACAGCAGGAGATAAATATGTTTAATAAATACTCGGATTATTACGGGTATGTGTTTTATGTGATGAGGGTGAAGAATTAA
- a CDS encoding DUF2071 domain-containing protein, with the protein MGEKNKQPVFLTAEWRKLVMANFLIDPSILKKYIPYKTELDNWNGRHYVSIVGFMFLNTKVLGLSLPYHKDFDEVNLRFYVRYKENGKWKRGVTFIKEIVPKKIVSAVANAIYSENYITLPMKREFVQNENNFEVKYNFGSQNFLYAKAGNEKIVLKENSEEEFITEHFWGYTKCDDLKTSEYQVEHPRWDLYEIKNFEMNIDVKNIYGAEFVDTLSVKPHSVLLAEGSEIVVRKGRVI; encoded by the coding sequence GTGGGAGAAAAAAATAAACAGCCGGTGTTTTTGACCGCGGAGTGGCGAAAGCTTGTGATGGCGAATTTTCTCATCGACCCGTCAATTCTTAAGAAGTATATCCCTTATAAAACCGAGCTTGATAATTGGAACGGCAGGCATTATGTGAGCATCGTCGGGTTTATGTTTTTGAATACAAAAGTCCTTGGGTTGTCGCTGCCGTATCATAAAGATTTTGATGAAGTGAATTTAAGATTTTATGTCCGCTATAAAGAAAATGGTAAATGGAAAAGGGGAGTAACGTTTATTAAGGAGATTGTTCCGAAGAAGATTGTGAGTGCTGTTGCGAATGCGATTTACAGTGAGAATTATATTACGCTCCCGATGAAAAGAGAGTTTGTACAGAATGAAAATAATTTCGAAGTTAAATATAATTTCGGCTCGCAGAACTTTCTTTATGCCAAAGCGGGAAACGAGAAAATTGTTTTAAAAGAAAACAGCGAGGAAGAATTTATTACCGAGCATTTCTGGGGTTATACTAAATGCGATGACCTAAAAACATCGGAATATCAGGTTGAGCATCCGAGATGGGATTTATACGAGATAAAAAATTTTGAGATGAATATTGATGTGAAGAATATTTATGGCGCGGAGTTTGTCGATACGTTGTCGGTGAAGCCGCATTCGGTTTTGCTTGCTGAGGGGAGTGAGATAGTTGTGAGGAAAGGGAGGGTGATATGA